ACTCACTTTAATCTGGTCCTGACAATGAGCAGCTTCCCCAATCCAATGACCTATCCATTGAATTATGACGGTAATCATCTTGGCACCTTTACAATGTCTTAAAAGCCAATGTGACTGGCTCTTCTGGAGGATTTTAAGTTTACATGCAGTAACACACAGGACAAACGTATGTATCGCCAGCTTTCTTTAATCCCTAGCTACTGTGTGTCTTTCAgcagttttgtaaaaaaaaaactgctgacagactcccttttagtCACAAAGACTTTATTGCGAATGAGACACATCACAATCAGATCAGTAGATCAATTCCACAAGAATATAGACTGATTGTGATCTGATTGGTCAGAGATTGGTCAGTATCAAAGATCCCAGATCGCTTTTTAATGAATCAATGAAAATAGATAAAAACAATGTCAGCAATCATTTTATTTTCATCAGACACATCTCTATATAATAGGACGAGGTCACTTTACATTTTAATGATTGCTAATAAGACACACATGGGATGGTTTACTTGTTGGAGCCAACTTTGGGGAGATCCTGTGGAAGGACACATCTCTTGGTGCCAGGTACGAGCGCGTAGTTGGGTTTACATGCACAGCCTCGCCTACATTGTATTCTAAGGCAATTTGGGGGAGTCACATAACCAGGGCAGTTATTGGCACAATTGGAATATGTTGTGTTCCCGCTGCAGAGTCTGCACTTATCCTTTTCCACACATTCACCCCAGATAGTTTCTACAGTGCCATTTGGGCAGAAACAACCTGGAACACACATTTTATCGCATGCAGGATCTGGCTTATCGCAGGTTGGTGGACAGTTTGTCCCACAATCAGTATATACTTTGCCATCTGTACAGTCTGCAAAAGAAGAATTAAGAACAATTTAAAAGAATGCCTGGGAttaggaaaacatggctgctttcttccaaaagtgCAGTGCCACGCCTTTCCAGAGGATGTTTGTAGTATCAGCTCTATTCCATGGACAGGAGGGGGCGCTGTTTCTTAAAGCAGCCTTTGTTTTATAGTATCAGTCGGACCCTTGGCTGTTGATGTGCAGCTTAGGGACCCCGTCAGTGGCTCTTTTTCTTTCATTTACACACTCTCCCGACCCTGGTGTAAATTAGGTgggattggaaaacccctttaagtaatcaaTAAAACGAAACAATAAACTAATAAAATAATGTAGGTGATAACGGCAAACAATGCACAATATGCACATATGCTGAATTGCTATGGAAGTGTCCAAAGAGCAAGGATCGTCCCATTGCATTCCTTTATCTGGCAAACAAGGTGTGTGCTGAAATGCCAGTCCAGATATATAAACCAAGGAATCCAGGAATAGTGTGAGGCCTGGGCTGATAGCATTGCTCCGAGACACCAGAGGTGTGAGACCACTAGGTACGGATAGTTGATCGAGTCACATCCTTCAGCAGAAAGtcctttttttaatcaaagatctTTATGAAGGAAGATGTTTCTTATATAATGGTTCATAAAAGGTAAGACCAAACCAACTATCCATACCTAGTGATGTAATTCACCTGTCTGTGCTAGGGAAGCAGTAAAGactgcccattagtgctggtgacgtcaccgggctcactgctaggtggaagtctctGCCTAGGATACCCATAGTGAGACCCAATACCTCACTGGAGgaaaagaaaaagcccttgccctgcaggaCAAGGGGAAACATTGCAGGACAAGGGGAAACATTGGAGCGTGAAATGTTCAGATGCTTCAGTCATTCATGCTGAAGGTAGAAGGGGTTATGTCCGGACTCAGCTCTGAacatggacaaccctttaaactaGACTGTATAAAATTCATTCTTGTTCTTTGGACACTTTCATCAACTCAGTATAGTATAATATAGTTTAGTATTATACACTGGTTACCTTTATCGAGTTAATGGTTCATTGATATGTTACAATGTCACCAATCCTAGAAAGTCTCATTGGGAATGACGGTTTCAATTTGAAGAAACAACAATTCTGAGCCCATTTTGAGGCCGGAGCAGCAGCTGTCACTTTGACTAATGGACTGTTACCCGGGGACTATAGATTCGATATAGAGAAAGTAAAATCTAATACTTATAGTAACAAATCCTTACCAGGTATTGATTGTGCTGTTACCAGAGCAAGGAGCACAcctgcaaaatgaaaataaaaatatttagttTGTGTAAAGAAAAATTTACAGAACATATAGAACATGAGGAGTTTCTAAGAAACCggtacctagtgctgtcagcagtccAACAAGATGAAAGGTATGAGAGGGACTACTGAGGTAGGAGATACAATCTGGTCACCACAGGGGTCCTCGTTAAAAGTTAGCAAATTACCTATAATGCTATGTCCCTGCCTCACCTTCAATAATAATTTGGAAGTATCTGTCTTCTAATGAGCAGACAGAAGAGATGAGACTACTGAATACTTTCATTGCCCACCAAGGACCAGACGTTGACTGTACCACTGCCTGTAAGGATGCAAACATTTTACTAGAAATTTTGAGCGACTATGGTCTGTTACAGGAAGGCTTATGTTTCTCTTATAGCAGATGGCAATGACCTAAGAGATGTAACTATATGTTCCTACAATGTATTGAGTTTCACCAATCGGACATGATTTTGTGGGTTCCACCTTTTGAGGACAATCTACTTGGTGACACTGCTGTATTCCTTGCTGGTCCTAGCTAGTACTAAGGAAGATTCATCAGCTTCAGAAACATAGAGAGGTAAGGGTTTAGTTGTATGTAGCTGATTGGTATCATATAGTTCAGCAGATAAATTGCTCTTGAGATTGTGCTGAGACTTCCTGCTGTGAAAGGGAGAGAAAGAGCTGCTAGAGTCTGAAATCTAAACTGGTCATTATCTTCAGAGACCCGAGTGACAATGAAA
The Bufo gargarizans isolate SCDJY-AF-19 chromosome 2, ASM1485885v1, whole genome shotgun sequence genome window above contains:
- the LOC122929075 gene encoding venom serine protease inhibitor-like isoform X2, whose amino-acid sequence is MTQTITLLLISLGVLLALVTAQSIPDCTDGKVYTDCGTNCPPTCDKPDPACDKMCVPGCFCPNGTVETIWGECVEKDKCRLCSGNTTYSNCANNCPGYVTPPNCLRIQCRRGCACKPNYALVPGTKRCVLPQDLPKVGSNK